One Bifidobacterium angulatum DSM 20098 = JCM 7096 DNA window includes the following coding sequences:
- the nusA gene encoding transcription termination factor NusA, with translation MELDLAGIHKLAAEQGIDAETLDDALSEALRLAYLKTPHAAKHARIELDDRAGTFTVWAADEIPGTPTEENPHPAPTLGEEYDDTPKDFGRLAAATARQVITLLFRHAEDEKIFGAFSGQKGKLITGIVQQDVKDSSNVHIAMGDVEALLPRREQVPGERYRHGERLRVYVVNVGRGLKGPEIIVSRSHPELVRCLFEREVPELVSGAVSIMAIAREAGARTKIAVKANTEGVNPKGALIGPGGARVRAVMENLGQEKIDIVDYSDDPAKFVASALSPAVATGVQIISEKNKTAIAFIHDDQLSLAIGKEGQNARLAAKLTGWKIGIESAETHAKKMAEQTEQADE, from the coding sequence ATGGAACTGGACCTGGCAGGAATTCATAAGCTCGCAGCGGAGCAGGGTATTGACGCTGAAACACTTGATGATGCTCTTTCCGAGGCGTTGCGTCTCGCATATCTGAAGACGCCGCATGCCGCCAAGCATGCACGTATTGAACTTGACGATCGCGCCGGCACGTTCACCGTGTGGGCCGCCGACGAGATTCCCGGAACCCCGACCGAGGAGAATCCGCATCCCGCACCCACGCTGGGTGAGGAATACGACGACACTCCCAAGGATTTCGGCCGTCTCGCTGCCGCCACCGCTCGTCAGGTCATCACGCTGCTGTTCCGTCATGCCGAGGATGAGAAGATCTTCGGTGCGTTCAGCGGCCAGAAGGGCAAGCTGATTACCGGCATCGTGCAGCAGGACGTGAAGGACTCCTCCAATGTGCATATTGCCATGGGCGATGTGGAAGCATTGCTGCCGCGTCGTGAGCAGGTGCCTGGTGAGCGTTATCGCCATGGCGAGCGTCTGCGCGTCTACGTGGTGAACGTTGGCCGTGGTCTGAAGGGGCCGGAGATCATCGTCTCCCGTTCCCATCCGGAACTGGTGCGTTGCCTGTTCGAACGCGAGGTTCCCGAACTGGTTTCCGGCGCGGTGTCGATTATGGCCATCGCTCGAGAGGCCGGCGCGCGAACCAAGATCGCGGTCAAGGCCAACACCGAAGGCGTCAATCCGAAGGGTGCCCTGATTGGCCCCGGCGGTGCTCGCGTTCGTGCGGTGATGGAGAACCTTGGCCAGGAGAAGATCGATATCGTCGATTACTCCGACGATCCGGCAAAGTTCGTCGCATCGGCGCTGTCCCCGGCGGTTGCCACCGGCGTTCAGATCATCAGCGAGAAGAACAAGACCGCCATCGCCTTCATCCACGATGACCAGCTGTCGCTGGCCATCGGCAAGGAAGGCCAGAACGCTCGTCTTGCCGCCAAGCTTACCGGCTGGAAGATCGGCATTGAGTCCGCTGAGACCCATGCCAAGAAGATGGCCGAGCAGACCGAGCAGGCGGACGAGTAA
- the truA gene encoding tRNA pseudouridine(38-40) synthase TruA, with protein MRLRIDLAYDGGGFYGWAVQPDIRTVQGEIEQALHRILRVDPNDASEPLRLVVAGRTDTGVHASHQVCHIDMSPDILERAVGHMKVPAVTALEHRLQRVLPDDITIHRISEAPVGFDARFSALERTYVYRIADRSSEVDPRLRGCVLHIDGDLDIEAMNLAAAQTIGLHDFGSFATPNPGGTTIREVKQADWARVPAQPLIAQPMAGKGYVVPTFESGLVCFTIVADAFARNMVRSLVNGCVQVGLDKRDLDWFKGKMAVPKREGSTGPIAPQGLTLEHVAYPADDQLAARAQAIRAKRTLP; from the coding sequence ATGAGACTTCGGATTGATTTGGCATATGACGGCGGCGGATTCTATGGATGGGCGGTACAGCCCGATATTCGCACGGTCCAGGGGGAGATCGAACAAGCTTTGCATCGTATTCTGCGCGTCGATCCGAACGATGCGTCAGAACCGCTTCGCCTGGTGGTCGCCGGTCGCACCGACACCGGCGTGCACGCCAGCCATCAGGTATGCCATATCGACATGTCGCCGGACATACTGGAACGAGCGGTCGGCCATATGAAAGTGCCTGCAGTGACGGCTTTGGAACATCGTCTGCAACGGGTGCTGCCCGACGACATCACCATCCATCGCATCAGCGAGGCGCCAGTCGGCTTCGACGCCAGATTCTCCGCCCTGGAACGCACCTATGTGTATCGCATCGCCGATCGAAGCAGCGAAGTCGACCCGCGTCTGCGCGGCTGCGTGCTGCATATCGACGGCGATCTCGATATCGAGGCGATGAATCTTGCCGCGGCGCAGACCATTGGGCTGCACGATTTTGGATCCTTTGCCACGCCCAATCCCGGAGGCACCACAATCCGTGAGGTGAAACAGGCGGATTGGGCGAGGGTACCGGCGCAACCGTTGATTGCCCAGCCGATGGCGGGGAAGGGGTATGTCGTGCCGACATTCGAATCGGGATTGGTGTGCTTCACCATCGTCGCCGATGCCTTCGCCCGGAATATGGTACGTTCGCTGGTCAATGGCTGTGTGCAGGTTGGGTTGGACAAGCGCGATCTCGACTGGTTCAAAGGCAAGATGGCCGTTCCCAAGCGAGAAGGCAGCACAGGACCGATCGCACCGCAGGGGCTGACCTTGGAACACGTCGCCTACCCGGCAGACGATCAGCTGGCCGCTCGTGCGCAGGCGATTCGGGCGAAGCGCACCTTGCCGTGA
- the rplQ gene encoding 50S ribosomal protein L17, which produces MPTPKKGPRLASSPAHERLMLANMATSLFQNGRITTTLPKAKRLRPLAERLITFAKRGDLHSRRRVMRVIRNKSVVHKLFTEIAEQMEQREGGYTRIVKIASRTGDNAPAAIIELVTEPVSPKKAVVKEAEAATKVAAEAEVPAEEAKDEAEKAE; this is translated from the coding sequence ATGCCTACACCCAAGAAGGGCCCGCGTCTGGCGTCCAGCCCGGCACACGAGCGCCTTATGCTCGCGAACATGGCTACCAGCCTGTTCCAGAACGGCCGTATCACGACCACGCTGCCGAAGGCCAAGCGTCTTCGTCCGCTGGCTGAGCGTCTGATCACTTTCGCCAAGCGCGGTGATCTGCACTCCCGCCGTCGCGTGATGCGCGTCATCCGCAACAAGTCCGTGGTGCATAAGCTGTTCACTGAGATCGCTGAGCAGATGGAGCAGCGCGAAGGCGGCTACACCCGCATCGTGAAGATCGCCTCCCGTACCGGCGACAATGCGCCTGCGGCCATCATCGAGCTCGTCACCGAGCCGGTGAGCCCGAAGAAGGCTGTCGTGAAGGAAGCCGAAGCCGCAACCAAGGTTGCCGCCGAAGCTGAAGTTCCTGCTGAGGAAGCCAAGGACGAGGCCGAGAAGGCTGAGTGA
- a CDS encoding DNA-directed RNA polymerase subunit alpha, whose amino-acid sequence MLIAQRPTLTEESLNPQRSRFTIEPLEPGFGYTLGNSLRRTLLSSIPGAAVTSVRISGALHEFTTLPGVQEDVTEILLNIKGIVLTSEYDEPVVMYLRKSGKGEATAGDITPPAGVTIANPDKHIATLAEDGELEIEFTVERGRGYVPASMNKQDADEIGRIPVDSIYSPVLKVSYKVEATRVEQRTDFDKLILDVETKPAISPRDAVASAGSTLVELFGLCRELNVQAEGVEVGSAPVVEEANPEHAVPIEDLNLTQRSYNCLKREGIHTIGELVSHTEQDLLDIRNFGMKSIDEVKEKLQSLGLSLKASPLGDFDPNNLEGGTFFSPEDE is encoded by the coding sequence GTGCTTATTGCACAGCGTCCGACTCTTACCGAGGAATCGCTGAATCCTCAGCGCTCCCGTTTTACTATCGAACCGCTTGAACCGGGCTTCGGCTACACGCTTGGCAACTCGCTGCGCCGTACCCTGTTGAGCTCGATTCCGGGTGCCGCTGTCACTTCGGTACGTATCTCCGGTGCCCTGCATGAGTTCACCACTCTGCCGGGCGTGCAGGAAGACGTCACCGAGATCCTGCTGAACATCAAGGGCATCGTGCTGACCAGCGAATACGATGAGCCTGTTGTGATGTACCTGCGCAAGAGCGGCAAGGGTGAAGCCACTGCTGGCGATATCACCCCTCCTGCCGGCGTAACCATCGCCAACCCCGATAAGCACATCGCCACTCTGGCCGAAGACGGCGAACTCGAGATCGAGTTCACCGTCGAACGTGGCCGTGGCTACGTGCCGGCGTCGATGAACAAGCAGGATGCTGACGAAATCGGCCGTATTCCGGTTGATTCCATCTACTCCCCGGTGCTCAAGGTGAGCTACAAGGTCGAAGCCACCCGTGTGGAACAGCGCACGGATTTCGACAAGCTCATTCTGGACGTGGAGACCAAGCCGGCCATTTCCCCGCGTGATGCGGTGGCTTCCGCCGGTTCCACCCTGGTGGAGCTCTTCGGTCTGTGCCGTGAGCTCAATGTTCAGGCTGAAGGCGTTGAGGTTGGTTCCGCTCCCGTGGTGGAGGAAGCCAATCCTGAGCATGCCGTGCCGATTGAGGATCTGAACCTCACTCAGCGCAGCTACAACTGCCTGAAGCGTGAGGGCATCCACACCATCGGTGAGCTTGTCTCCCACACCGAGCAGGATCTGCTCGACATCCGTAATTTCGGTATGAAGTCCATTGACGAGGTTAAGGAGAAGCTCCAGTCCTTGGGTCTTTCCCTGAAGGCTTCGCCGCTCGGCGACTTCGACCCCAATAATCTCGAAGGCGGCACTTTCTTCTCCCCGGAAGACGAGTGA